One stretch of Chryseobacterium indologenes DNA includes these proteins:
- a CDS encoding glycosyltransferase family 4 protein, whose amino-acid sequence MKKKLLIDLERLRYPNSGIANVFRNLAKGLQEENSKFEIFFFGKKEQLEEFEPKPNCVFWNKTHRFFERFSGEFDLIHVSHQLSSYFHRNYKNTIKIVTLHDLNFLHENLTDSKKRKMLGKVRSNVKNADYIVCISEYAKESFIRSKRLFTFTKLKDVVVIHNGIHLPEHKEYQLGKYSYLKDKKYILNIGVLFNKKNQLTLVEMLPYIKEDLVLIASDEKQPYANEVRRRIKELHLEQRVHFLKNLSEEEKYAVIQHSEAMCHPSIAEGFGIPPIEAMAFGKPVFLSTYTSLPEIGGDAAFYFDSFEPKLMAQLFQEKMNLYRSNEKEMSQEIKNWTEQYSYTTMSNNYLKFYESVLKKN is encoded by the coding sequence ATGAAAAAGAAACTTTTGATTGATCTCGAACGCCTCCGATACCCCAATTCAGGGATTGCGAACGTATTCAGAAATCTGGCAAAAGGTTTGCAGGAGGAGAATTCTAAGTTTGAAATATTTTTTTTCGGTAAAAAAGAACAGCTTGAAGAATTTGAGCCTAAACCGAACTGTGTTTTCTGGAATAAGACCCATCGTTTTTTTGAACGTTTTAGTGGAGAATTTGACCTGATTCATGTAAGCCATCAGCTATCTTCTTATTTTCATAGAAATTATAAAAACACCATAAAGATTGTTACACTTCATGACCTGAATTTCTTACATGAGAATCTTACGGATTCTAAAAAGAGGAAAATGCTGGGGAAAGTAAGAAGTAATGTAAAAAATGCAGACTATATTGTTTGTATTTCGGAGTATGCGAAAGAGAGCTTTATTCGTAGTAAAAGACTTTTTACTTTTACAAAGCTTAAAGATGTTGTGGTTATACATAATGGGATCCATCTTCCTGAACACAAAGAATATCAGCTTGGAAAATATAGTTATTTAAAAGATAAAAAGTATATCTTAAATATCGGTGTGCTTTTCAATAAGAAAAATCAGCTAACTTTAGTTGAAATGCTTCCATATATAAAAGAAGATCTCGTACTTATTGCTTCAGACGAAAAACAGCCGTATGCGAATGAAGTAAGACGAAGAATTAAAGAACTGCACCTGGAACAAAGAGTTCATTTTCTTAAAAATCTTTCAGAGGAAGAGAAATATGCGGTTATTCAGCATTCCGAGGCGATGTGCCATCCTTCTATTGCCGAAGGTTTTGGAATTCCGCCTATTGAAGCTATGGCTTTTGGTAAGCCAGTGTTCCTTTCAACCTATACCAGTCTTCCTGAGATAGGAGGGGACGCTGCTTTCTATTTTGACAGTTTTGAACCGAAATTAATGGCTCAGCTGTTTCAGGAGAAAATGAATCTTTATCGCAGCAATGAAAAAGAAATGAGTCAGGAAATAAAAAATTGGACAGAGCAATATAGTTATACCACAATGTCCAATAATTATCTTAAGTTTTATGAATCTGTTCTGAAAAAAAATTAA
- a CDS encoding glycosyltransferase, which produces MKTSVALCTYNGEKYLKEQLNSIINQTHKIDEIIVCDDQSTDSTLSILKEYDSLFPGLFQIHVNEQNLRSVKNFEKAISLCNNDLIFLSDQDDLWQENKVENIVSYFTNNPETNVVATNGCCLLNNETDCNRVSVWDIPNLLNEEKIKYDYFEIISSITNIATGATMAIRKDFIPHFFPIPVYHDFHHDEWIALVSSYYSSFSFYNEKLTYYRIHEDQQVGLNFFKLTIANLKALTAVYRKSKFSEYKRAIKVTINNYNKKKAILQSNTLKKEFEDILKKGLAVDLGKIEQLSKKAKEEFPFQYILLMISNIFTNKRTINQ; this is translated from the coding sequence TTGAAAACATCCGTTGCTCTTTGCACTTATAATGGTGAAAAATATTTAAAGGAACAACTAAACTCTATTATCAATCAAACCCATAAAATAGATGAGATTATAGTTTGTGATGACCAATCTACTGATAGTACCCTTTCTATTTTGAAAGAGTATGATTCATTATTTCCGGGGTTATTTCAGATTCATGTTAATGAGCAGAATTTAAGGAGTGTAAAAAATTTCGAAAAGGCTATTTCTTTGTGTAATAATGATCTTATTTTTCTAAGCGACCAAGATGATCTATGGCAGGAAAATAAAGTAGAAAATATTGTTTCTTACTTCACAAACAACCCTGAAACAAATGTTGTTGCAACCAATGGCTGTTGTTTACTCAATAATGAAACAGACTGTAACAGGGTTTCGGTTTGGGATATCCCGAATTTATTGAATGAGGAAAAAATTAAATATGATTATTTTGAAATCATTAGCTCCATTACCAATATTGCAACCGGAGCTACAATGGCCATAAGAAAAGACTTTATTCCCCACTTCTTTCCTATTCCGGTGTATCATGATTTCCACCATGATGAATGGATAGCATTGGTTTCATCCTACTACTCCTCTTTTTCTTTTTATAATGAAAAACTAACTTATTATAGGATTCACGAAGATCAGCAGGTAGGTTTAAATTTCTTCAAACTTACCATTGCCAATCTAAAAGCTTTAACTGCTGTTTACCGAAAATCTAAGTTCAGTGAGTATAAAAGAGCCATTAAGGTAACTATTAATAATTACAACAAAAAGAAGGCAATTCTTCAAAGTAACACGCTCAAAAAAGAGTTTGAAGACATTTTAAAGAAAGGACTTGCTGTAGATCTGGGAAAAATTGAACAACTCAGCAAAAAAGCTAAAGAGGAGTTTCCTTTCCAATATATACTTTTGATGATAAGCAATATATTTACCAATAAACGCACAATAAACCAATGA
- a CDS encoding glycosyltransferase family 2 protein codes for MITTSIIIPCYNQEKYLSETLDSVLAQTSQNWECIIVNDGSTDNSERIIDEYCQKDSRFIKLNQHNQGLSASRNNGIKIAKGTFILPLDGDDRIGTQYLELAEKEFAKSPSPKLVYCQAEFFGAVNEFWDLPKYNYEKLLFLNHIFCSAIFKKEDYLKTSGYDTNMKLGYEDWEFWVQLLRKDDIVIQLDSIQFFYRQREDSMVKSLHESKAKRHQMEWHIFTKHRDIYGQMLNSDMSLAEIEHVFQLRQTLKKIKKTFTYKTIYKVERAIRSLF; via the coding sequence ATGATAACAACATCCATAATTATTCCTTGCTACAATCAGGAAAAATATTTGAGCGAAACACTGGATTCTGTATTGGCTCAAACGTCTCAAAACTGGGAATGTATTATTGTAAATGATGGCTCTACAGATAATTCTGAAAGAATCATTGATGAGTATTGTCAAAAAGATTCCCGTTTTATCAAACTCAACCAACACAACCAGGGTCTTTCTGCAAGCAGAAATAATGGAATTAAAATTGCGAAAGGAACATTTATTCTTCCGCTGGATGGTGATGATAGAATAGGAACACAATATCTTGAATTAGCAGAAAAGGAATTTGCTAAAAGCCCATCACCAAAACTTGTGTATTGCCAAGCAGAGTTTTTCGGAGCTGTAAATGAATTCTGGGATCTCCCAAAATACAATTATGAAAAACTTTTATTTTTAAATCATATTTTCTGTTCCGCTATTTTTAAGAAAGAGGATTACCTGAAAACTTCGGGATATGATACGAATATGAAGCTCGGATATGAAGACTGGGAATTCTGGGTTCAACTTTTAAGGAAAGATGATATCGTCATACAATTAGATTCTATTCAGTTTTTTTATAGACAAAGAGAAGATTCCATGGTAAAGTCCTTACATGAAAGTAAAGCCAAACGCCATCAGATGGAATGGCATATTTTCACTAAACATCGTGATATCTATGGCCAAATGCTGAATTCCGATATGTCTCTTGCAGAAATAGAACATGTATTTCAGCTTCGTCAAACTCTAAAAAAAATTAAAAAAACCTTTACTTACAAAACCATATATAAGGTTGAACGTGCCATAAGATCTCTTTTTTAA
- the gltX gene encoding glutamate--tRNA ligase, which translates to MEKVRVRFAPSPTGPLHLGGVRTALYDYLFAKNQGGEFVLRIEDTDTARYVEGAEEYIEEALEWCGIIPDESPKKGGKFAPYRQSERRDIYDRYTEQILKTDYAYMAFDTPEELDAVRAEFEANGEVFSYDNKTRNRLKNSIALSEEEVQKLLDEKTPYVVRFKMPVDRVLNLEDIIRGKSAVNTNTLDDKVLVKNDGMPTYHFANIIDDHEMEISHVIRGEEWLPSLGLHTLLYEAMGWEAPQFAHLSLILKPDVSALINKDNIDGITKSFTDEFVLKNSQFNFDESAPIIKSFFSEVKSPRFKSMLGENDNDNPLMASVKQFLKKGLSGKLSKRDGDKFGFPVFPLDFKDPATDAVSKGYRENGYLPDAFINMVALLGWSPADDKEVLSLDEMAKEFDLHKVHKAGARFSKEKAEWFNHQYIQMKSNEELLAMLKNSDLDLSNASDEKLLKVIPLMKERATFPKDIYENGRFFFEAPTSYDEKASKKAWNDETSAILGELATVFGSTDFVAETLKQTMHDFAENKGLGMGKVMMPLRLSLVGELKGPDVPDILEIIGKEESIARISNAINNFK; encoded by the coding sequence ATGGAGAAAGTAAGAGTACGTTTTGCTCCAAGTCCTACCGGACCTTTACACTTGGGAGGCGTAAGAACCGCATTATATGATTACCTTTTTGCTAAAAATCAAGGGGGAGAATTTGTATTGAGAATTGAAGATACAGATACCGCAAGATATGTAGAAGGAGCTGAAGAATACATTGAAGAAGCTTTAGAATGGTGTGGAATCATCCCGGATGAAAGTCCTAAGAAAGGAGGAAAATTTGCCCCTTACAGACAATCTGAAAGAAGAGATATCTATGACAGATATACAGAGCAGATCTTAAAAACAGATTATGCTTATATGGCTTTTGATACTCCTGAAGAATTAGATGCTGTACGTGCAGAATTTGAAGCAAACGGAGAAGTTTTCTCTTATGATAATAAAACCAGAAACCGTTTAAAAAATAGTATTGCTCTTTCTGAAGAGGAAGTTCAGAAATTACTGGATGAAAAAACACCTTATGTGGTAAGATTCAAAATGCCTGTAGACAGAGTATTGAACCTTGAAGACATCATCCGTGGAAAATCAGCTGTTAATACCAATACTTTAGATGATAAAGTTCTGGTAAAAAATGACGGAATGCCAACTTATCACTTCGCTAACATCATTGATGACCACGAAATGGAAATCTCTCACGTTATTCGTGGTGAAGAATGGCTGCCATCTTTAGGATTACACACGTTATTATATGAAGCAATGGGTTGGGAAGCACCACAGTTTGCTCACCTTTCTCTCATTCTGAAACCTGATGTTTCAGCATTAATCAATAAAGATAATATTGATGGGATTACAAAGTCTTTTACAGACGAGTTTGTATTGAAAAACAGTCAGTTTAATTTTGATGAATCAGCACCTATCATCAAATCGTTCTTCTCAGAAGTAAAGAGTCCTAGATTCAAATCAATGCTGGGCGAAAATGATAACGACAACCCATTAATGGCTTCTGTAAAGCAATTTTTAAAGAAAGGGCTTTCAGGAAAATTAAGCAAAAGAGATGGTGATAAATTTGGATTCCCTGTATTTCCACTTGATTTCAAAGATCCGGCAACAGATGCTGTTTCTAAAGGATACAGAGAAAATGGATACCTTCCTGATGCATTCATCAATATGGTTGCATTATTGGGATGGTCTCCTGCAGACGATAAAGAAGTTCTTTCTTTGGATGAAATGGCTAAAGAATTTGACCTTCACAAAGTACACAAAGCAGGGGCAAGATTCAGCAAAGAAAAAGCAGAATGGTTTAATCACCAGTATATTCAGATGAAATCAAATGAAGAGCTTCTTGCAATGCTTAAGAACTCTGATCTTGACCTTTCTAATGCTTCAGACGAAAAACTGTTAAAAGTAATTCCTTTGATGAAAGAAAGAGCTACTTTCCCGAAAGATATCTATGAAAATGGAAGATTCTTCTTTGAAGCTCCAACCTCTTATGATGAAAAAGCATCTAAAAAAGCATGGAATGATGAGACTTCTGCTATTTTAGGAGAATTAGCTACTGTATTTGGATCTACAGACTTTGTAGCGGAAACATTAAAGCAGACTATGCACGATTTCGCAGAAAATAAAGGCTTGGGAATGGGTAAAGTAATGATGCCTCTTCGTTTATCTTTGGTAGGAGAATTGAAAGGGCCAGACGTTCCGGACATTCTGGAAATCATTGGTAAAGAGGAAAGTATCGCCAGAATAAGCAATGCTATAAATAATTTTAAATAG
- a CDS encoding acetyl-CoA carboxylase carboxyltransferase subunit alpha produces the protein MEYLSFELPIKELMDQYQTCSLVGEESGVDVKLACSQIEDKILEKKKEIYSNLTPWQRVQLSRHPDRPYTLDYINGMADKGSFLELHGDRNFADDPAMIGGLITLDGQRVMIIGTQKGRTTKERQHRRFGMPNPEGYRKALRLMKLAEKFNIPVVTLVDTPGAYPGLEAEERGQGEAIARNIFEMVQLKTPIFTYIIGEGASGGALGIGVGNKVYMLENTWYTVIAPESCSSILWRNWDHKEDAANALNLTPQDALREKFIDGIIEEPLGGAHYDQETTYLNLKNSILQNIKAFAKFTGQELETQRQDKFIAMGQFKG, from the coding sequence ATGGAATATTTAAGTTTCGAACTTCCTATCAAAGAATTGATGGACCAATACCAGACGTGTTCTTTAGTAGGAGAAGAAAGTGGTGTTGATGTAAAATTAGCATGCAGCCAGATTGAGGATAAGATTTTAGAAAAGAAAAAAGAAATCTATAGCAATCTTACACCTTGGCAAAGAGTACAACTGTCCCGTCACCCGGACCGTCCTTATACATTGGACTATATCAACGGAATGGCAGACAAAGGCAGTTTCTTAGAACTTCATGGAGACAGAAATTTCGCTGATGATCCGGCAATGATTGGAGGATTGATTACCCTTGATGGTCAGAGAGTAATGATCATAGGGACTCAAAAAGGAAGAACTACGAAGGAAAGACAGCACAGAAGATTCGGGATGCCTAATCCTGAAGGATACAGAAAAGCTTTAAGATTAATGAAGCTTGCTGAGAAATTCAACATTCCTGTAGTGACTTTAGTAGATACCCCAGGAGCTTATCCAGGATTAGAAGCTGAAGAAAGAGGACAAGGTGAAGCCATTGCAAGAAATATTTTTGAAATGGTCCAGCTTAAAACTCCGATCTTCACTTACATTATTGGAGAAGGAGCAAGTGGTGGAGCATTAGGAATAGGTGTAGGTAATAAAGTATATATGTTAGAAAACACATGGTATACGGTAATTGCACCAGAAAGCTGCTCTTCTATCTTATGGAGAAACTGGGATCATAAAGAGGATGCAGCTAATGCATTGAACCTTACTCCACAGGATGCTCTAAGAGAAAAATTCATTGACGGAATTATTGAGGAACCACTTGGAGGTGCTCACTACGATCAGGAGACCACTTATTTGAACTTGAAAAATTCAATTTTACAGAATATCAAAGCTTTCGCCAAATTTACAGGACAGGAGCTTGAAACCCAGAGACAGGATAAATTCATTGCGATGGGTCAGTTTAAAGGATAA
- a CDS encoding DUF6759 domain-containing protein, giving the protein MKKILLLFFVCIFALGFSQKKKKTKSKAVVEKETVIIYTEQEAETSKETRVIAGFIKQNPGHARTDFFKKRLMEIIMADNSPEAKPTIKPISKEKIENIVKNNELNSGKVMASNKTTTANNAKNTDKVNNAINALKEERLATYASAGATKSAGSSVKSEPSEANKKTAAMLTHLFNNDINKNEAYINIKNRSSCNLIVKISGKKYYNLSVPARGENFILIDKGEYVLTTMVCDAKYSSLKKITQDVEIALNIAD; this is encoded by the coding sequence ATGAAAAAAATCTTACTTCTCTTCTTTGTATGCATTTTTGCTCTTGGTTTTTCACAAAAAAAGAAAAAAACGAAATCTAAAGCTGTTGTAGAAAAAGAAACGGTGATTATTTATACGGAGCAGGAAGCTGAAACTTCAAAAGAAACAAGAGTGATTGCTGGTTTCATTAAGCAAAATCCTGGACATGCCCGAACAGATTTCTTTAAAAAAAGATTGATGGAGATTATCATGGCGGATAATTCACCTGAAGCAAAACCAACAATAAAGCCTATCAGCAAAGAAAAAATTGAAAATATTGTTAAAAATAATGAGCTGAACAGCGGTAAAGTAATGGCTTCTAATAAAACCACTACGGCCAATAATGCCAAGAATACAGATAAAGTAAATAACGCAATCAATGCATTGAAAGAAGAAAGATTAGCTACCTATGCCTCGGCAGGAGCTACAAAAAGCGCTGGTTCTTCGGTAAAATCAGAGCCTAGTGAAGCCAATAAGAAAACAGCGGCTATGCTTACACATCTTTTTAATAATGATATTAATAAGAATGAAGCGTATATCAATATTAAAAACAGATCAAGCTGTAATCTGATTGTGAAAATAAGTGGTAAAAAGTATTATAATTTAAGTGTTCCGGCCAGAGGGGAAAACTTTATATTGATTGATAAAGGAGAATATGTGTTGACTACAATGGTATGTGATGCCAAATATTCTTCACTGAAGAAAATTACTCAGGATGTAGAGATCGCTCTCAATATTGCTGATTAA
- the tsf gene encoding translation elongation factor Ts codes for MSYTPVAADVAKLRNQTGAGMMDCKKALVEAEGDFEKAVDILRKKGQKVAANRADRESTEGAVIARVNEDNTLGAIISLNCETDFVGKNEAFIELAYELAEMAIFAATKEELLATDFHGMTVAEKLIEQTGVIGEKIEIGTFERIEGPFLGAYIHAGNKIAAITSLSAKVDGADEVAKSVSMQAAAMNPIALDETKVSQETIDKELEIERHKLTEEGKPANIIDNILKGKMQRFYKDNTLVHQDFIKDSSISVADYVKSVNADLKVTGFIRVSL; via the coding sequence ATGTCTTATACACCAGTTGCTGCAGATGTAGCTAAATTAAGAAACCAAACAGGTGCAGGTATGATGGACTGCAAAAAAGCTTTAGTTGAGGCTGAAGGAGACTTCGAAAAAGCAGTAGATATCCTTAGAAAAAAAGGACAAAAAGTAGCTGCTAACAGAGCTGACAGAGAATCTACTGAAGGAGCTGTAATCGCAAGAGTAAATGAAGATAACACTTTAGGTGCTATTATTTCTTTAAACTGTGAGACTGACTTCGTAGGTAAAAACGAAGCTTTCATTGAATTAGCTTACGAATTAGCTGAAATGGCAATCTTTGCTGCTACTAAAGAAGAATTATTAGCTACAGACTTCCACGGAATGACTGTTGCTGAGAAATTAATTGAGCAGACAGGTGTTATCGGTGAAAAAATCGAAATTGGTACATTCGAAAGAATCGAAGGACCATTCCTAGGAGCTTACATCCACGCTGGAAACAAAATTGCTGCGATCACTTCTCTTTCTGCAAAAGTAGACGGAGCTGACGAAGTTGCTAAATCTGTTTCTATGCAAGCTGCTGCAATGAACCCAATCGCTCTTGACGAAACTAAAGTTTCTCAAGAAACTATTGACAAAGAATTAGAGATCGAAAGACACAAACTTACTGAAGAAGGTAAGCCAGCGAACATCATCGACAATATCTTGAAAGGTAAAATGCAGAGATTCTACAAAGACAACACTTTGGTACACCAAGATTTCATCAAGGATTCTAGTATCTCAGTTGCTGATTATGTAAAATCTGTAAATGCAGATCTAAAAGTAACAGGATTTATCAGAGTAAGCTTATAA
- a CDS encoding gliding motility-associated C-terminal domain-containing protein, whose protein sequence is MKKFLLAFCTFFYLLVNAQLDTEHWFAPMSASSLLGTPKGYLYLSTNETVPFTVQIFNNNNVIATVQLSKGNPVKQSISNNMMIASTLSSLFTPVSMGLHVKGSKKFFASYRFAVKDQAEFITSKGSAGLGKTFFVGVAPNTSAKPYVNSTIGITATEDNTTVTLSGYNQNIVFSDLVSSPSRTFTLSKGKSYIIEAQSDLSPNNLKGLVGAKIVADKPISVTNGNFNSIYTTKNSTNVDVLMDQAVPVERLGKDFVMVKGNGPANSGMEAALVIATVNNTKLTVNGNLISSLTLNAGDHYIVQGTNYTSQVNGNFNMSISANNNVYVYQLLAGTSTGNVYATGGMNFIPPLSCFLPTEINEIGSINEIGNDSFIARLNIITQTGATVTVNGNPITTNGPAPVAGNPNWVTYSIPSVSGNITVNSTKPVTAGIAAGDGAVGYGGYFAGFSSIPIITKTGDCYNGVNLQVESGYDDYKWYLDGIEIPGATTPAINPDSYGSGTYTCKITKNNCETRLTSEYEYTKCPLITTTTYDIGSCNTQVIAPSFTHSTQPAVPANTSVIVQPTNGTVAIHPTTGQITYTPNAGMTTDFTDTFTYYIQGNGNPAAFEYFKIVINTHILKVTNDVLFSCAAANGNGTYDLKTASITQTPGVTVAYFTNANLTGPIVNPQNYTGPAGNVYANVTFYGCSKVATITLNTFPIPVINTTSFNANSCGDDIDGSVHINFTNVTPQIVANSGIFSVNYYLNQTDAIAGNSNTLPANWSYTTNTTVYVRATGNTGNCPPVFGQINFTIGNKILLITGNANTDVCDNDMNGSEQVNLNDYKGLFTIDPGVILSFHASAADAQTGTNPISASQVITSSGGVFYIRFQSSTACANTGILTLTLKTPKKSSTLQDQIICSNDKILLNAGPGFSSYLWSTGATTESISVSAGNYYVDLGFNGCVYRQHVKVSTAQSPIISKIEVSGTTATVYVTGGTPPYRYSLNGFDYQSSNIFTGLHKGTHTVYVLGSDGCRHVTKNFLVVNIINTITPNGDGINDTLNYSELGIKQNVSIEVSDRYGNAVYKSSDKNFIWDGKSNGRNLPTGTYWYVIKWVEPDTQLPVSYSGWLLIKNRE, encoded by the coding sequence ATGAAAAAATTTCTACTCGCTTTTTGCACTTTTTTTTATTTATTAGTTAATGCCCAACTGGATACAGAGCACTGGTTTGCTCCTATGTCTGCAAGTAGTCTTTTGGGCACTCCAAAAGGCTATCTGTACCTGTCTACTAATGAAACAGTCCCCTTTACAGTACAAATCTTTAATAACAATAATGTAATTGCTACAGTACAGCTTAGCAAAGGAAATCCTGTAAAACAGTCTATTTCCAATAATATGATGATTGCTTCAACATTATCCAGCCTGTTTACTCCTGTTTCAATGGGATTACATGTTAAGGGGAGTAAGAAATTTTTTGCCAGCTACAGGTTTGCAGTGAAAGACCAGGCAGAGTTTATTACATCAAAAGGATCAGCAGGTCTTGGAAAAACCTTCTTTGTAGGTGTAGCACCCAATACATCAGCCAAACCTTATGTCAACTCCACGATCGGTATTACCGCCACGGAAGATAATACAACGGTAACCTTATCCGGATATAATCAGAATATTGTTTTCTCTGATTTAGTATCATCACCATCAAGAACGTTTACCCTTAGTAAAGGAAAGTCATACATTATTGAAGCGCAGAGTGACCTTAGCCCCAACAACTTAAAAGGACTGGTAGGTGCAAAAATTGTTGCTGATAAACCCATATCTGTAACCAACGGAAACTTCAACAGTATCTATACAACTAAGAACAGTACCAATGTTGATGTATTAATGGATCAGGCCGTTCCTGTTGAAAGATTAGGAAAAGACTTCGTAATGGTAAAAGGAAATGGACCTGCCAATTCAGGAATGGAAGCGGCCTTAGTAATTGCCACTGTGAATAATACTAAACTTACCGTAAACGGAAACCTTATCAGCAGTCTTACTCTTAACGCTGGAGACCATTATATAGTACAGGGAACCAATTATACCAGCCAGGTTAACGGAAACTTTAACATGAGCATTTCAGCAAACAATAATGTATATGTATATCAGCTTCTCGCCGGAACTTCCACAGGGAATGTTTATGCTACCGGGGGAATGAACTTTATCCCGCCATTAAGCTGCTTTTTACCTACAGAGATCAATGAAATAGGCTCTATTAATGAAATAGGGAATGATTCTTTTATTGCCAGGCTCAATATTATTACCCAAACCGGAGCCACAGTAACAGTTAATGGAAATCCTATTACAACTAACGGCCCTGCACCTGTAGCTGGGAACCCGAATTGGGTTACCTACTCTATTCCAAGTGTATCTGGTAACATTACAGTGAATTCAACTAAACCTGTAACAGCAGGTATTGCCGCAGGAGACGGGGCTGTAGGATACGGCGGATATTTTGCAGGATTCTCATCCATTCCAATCATTACCAAAACTGGTGATTGCTATAACGGAGTCAATTTGCAGGTGGAATCTGGCTATGATGATTATAAATGGTACCTTGACGGTATTGAAATCCCAGGCGCTACCACTCCTGCTATTAATCCAGACTCATACGGATCAGGGACCTATACCTGTAAAATCACCAAAAATAATTGTGAAACCAGGCTTACTTCAGAATATGAGTATACAAAATGTCCACTTATTACAACGACAACTTATGACATTGGCTCATGCAATACCCAAGTAATTGCTCCTTCATTTACCCATTCAACTCAACCTGCAGTTCCTGCTAATACCAGTGTTATTGTACAACCAACAAACGGAACTGTTGCCATTCATCCTACAACAGGGCAGATCACCTATACTCCTAATGCAGGAATGACTACAGATTTCACAGATACTTTCACTTATTATATTCAGGGAAATGGAAACCCTGCCGCGTTTGAGTATTTTAAAATTGTAATAAATACCCATATCTTAAAAGTAACCAATGATGTTCTGTTTTCTTGTGCAGCAGCTAATGGAAATGGTACCTACGACTTAAAAACAGCCAGCATCACCCAAACTCCGGGAGTTACTGTAGCTTACTTTACCAATGCTAATTTAACAGGCCCTATTGTTAATCCACAAAACTATACTGGTCCTGCCGGGAATGTATATGCGAATGTGACCTTTTATGGCTGCTCTAAAGTTGCAACCATTACTTTAAATACATTTCCAATACCTGTTATCAACACTACCAGCTTCAATGCTAATAGTTGCGGGGATGATATTGATGGAAGTGTACACATCAATTTTACCAATGTTACTCCACAGATTGTAGCAAATTCAGGTATTTTTTCTGTAAATTATTACCTTAATCAGACTGATGCCATCGCAGGAAACAGTAATACACTCCCTGCCAATTGGTCCTATACAACAAATACAACCGTGTATGTAAGAGCCACAGGAAATACAGGAAATTGCCCACCAGTCTTCGGCCAGATCAATTTTACTATAGGAAATAAAATTCTTTTGATTACTGGTAATGCCAACACTGATGTGTGTGATAATGATATGAATGGTTCAGAACAAGTAAATCTTAATGATTACAAAGGTTTATTTACCATTGATCCGGGGGTTATTTTATCATTCCATGCTTCTGCAGCTGATGCACAAACAGGAACTAATCCAATCTCTGCATCACAGGTTATTACTTCTTCAGGAGGTGTTTTTTATATAAGATTCCAAAGCAGTACAGCATGTGCTAATACAGGTATTTTAACACTTACTTTAAAAACACCTAAAAAATCTTCAACGCTTCAGGATCAGATAATCTGTTCCAATGATAAAATTCTTTTGAATGCAGGACCTGGATTTTCATCCTATTTATGGAGCACTGGAGCAACCACAGAAAGTATTAGTGTTTCTGCTGGAAATTATTATGTCGATCTTGGCTTTAATGGCTGTGTATACCGCCAACATGTAAAAGTTAGCACTGCTCAGTCTCCAATTATTTCAAAAATAGAGGTTTCTGGTACTACAGCAACGGTTTATGTAACTGGGGGAACCCCTCCTTACAGATATTCATTAAATGGTTTTGATTATCAGTCTTCCAATATTTTTACAGGACTACATAAAGGTACTCATACCGTATATGTACTAGGTTCAGATGGATGTCGTCATGTAACTAAAAACTTCCTGGTTGTTAATATTATCAATACAATTACTCCCAATGGCGACGGTATTAATGATACATTGAACTATTCAGAATTAGGAATAAAACAAAATGTGTCCATAGAAGTTTCTGATCGATATGGAAACGCTGTCTATAAGTCTTCTGACAAAAATTTTATCTGGGACGGAAAATCAAATGGAAGAAACCTTCCTACGGGAACATATTGGTATGTGATAAAATGGGTTGAACCGGATACTCAATTACCAGTTTCGTATTCAGGATGGCTTTTAATTAAAAATCGGGAATAA